Genomic window (Musa acuminata AAA Group cultivar baxijiao chromosome BXJ1-9, Cavendish_Baxijiao_AAA, whole genome shotgun sequence):
TCCATTTCATTGGGAGAATGTGTTGATTACACATAGATAACTTCCATAACTTCACTCCTTTCATTGAGCATTTCTCGTCACTATATTACAACCTTACTGTTACATTGAGTATGATTCTTCGTGTACCATTTAACTTCCTCGATAGCACTTATCTGAATCAATGTCAATAATCGATTGAGGTAAGCCCTCCGACAAGCACGACACCGGAGGAATCGTCAGCGTCTCTGTCGCGCCGTAGGCATTCCAGCAGAATGGATCGGAGATGAAGTCTCCTTGGGCAGGAAGCAGCTCCACCTCCGATAGAGTGATGTTGGTGCAGGGAACAGAGTCGCTGCATCCCAAGTGGATGGGCGGACTCCTAACGTCGTATGTTCCCCTGATGCCGGTGTAGGATACATCTGATACGTAGACCGCAGAAGTCTGGTTCCGGCATGACTTGCTGAGGCAGTAGTACTGGTCGATGATGATGGGGTTCCTCACGGTGTCCATGCGTATGTTTTCGAAGCTGATGGATGAGACTGATCCCGATCCACCTTGCCATGTCTTGATCCTGACGCCATTGTCTGAATGCTTGATGACTGCGTTCCTCACTGTTATGTTTGCCACACAGGCCCGAGTGTTCTGCTTTCCAAGGCTCCCGATGCTGAAGGAGGGAGACAAAGCAGCTCAAGCTTGCTTAGGGAGAAGATGAGTGGGTGTAAGTGATGAAGGAAGGTCTCGAGAGTACCTGATACCATGGCTTGGTCCACAGGTTACGTTTACGATGCTTATGCCGACGCTACCAGCTCCGATGGACACACAGTCATCCCCTGTTCATCGGCAAAATGCAGCATACATAAGGATTCCTGTGATGTGGACGTGGAAGCAACTTTGAGACGATGAGCTCACCATTAGAGATGACGGAGTTGTAGATTCCGACCAGCTCGGTGTTCTCCACATGGATGCCATCGGTGTTGGGGCTAAGAACAGGTGAGCTTATACAGATTGTGTCAATGGTGACGTTCCTGCAGTTGTCGAACCGGAAGTGGAACTGAGGGCTGTTTTGGATTCTGAGCTCGCGTACCGTGAGATTTGAGCTCATGAAGAACCTCAGAGCCTGAGAAAACGAAAGCTTAGTTTGCAGCATTCATTGGCTTTACTGAAACGAGAGGTAAATCCAGTTGAGGTTACCACAGGACTATCACAAGTTCCAGGCAATGTCGTGCCATTTGGCCCCTGCAATGTCAGGAAAAGTGAGATTAGATTCTTGGCATCGAGTTCCTCTGTTCTTCAAGCTCGGGAAAAGGAAACAGGATCTCTCTCCGTTGCTACTTCTTTTGTGTCTCACAGGTGTTCGTTCATGTATACCTTGTGAGGTTTGCACGGAAGGTTCCACCACTTCTCTCCTTTTCCATCAATGAGTCCACCTCCTTGTAGCTTCATCCCGTTGACTCTGTAGAACACAAGCCACTGCCGCCGGCTAATGCTCTGAGGCCATTCGTCCGGACCATCGGGTGGCGTAATTGTTCCATCGACCTTGTTGTAGACGAGCGTCGGCTTCGTTATTAGACTCGAAGGGAACCAGGGAATAATTAAGATGAACTGAGAAACCATGGCGTACCTGAAACGTGAGCTCACTCCGACAAGGCCCGGCGAAGATGGTCGACTGGATCTTGAAGGTGTAGCCCTGCGGAAGAAGGATGAGTCCTGGCCCTCCTTGGCAAGCAGCCTCCCACGCGCTCTTTAATGCTTCGGTGTCGTCGGAGACTCCATCGCCTATTGCTCCGAGGGCACGCACGTCGAGAACAGCGGTGGAGTTGGTGGAATTCCAACCGTGGTTGCCATCGATAGGCtctggaggaggaggacgaggaggctgTCCACTAGTGGAGTTTGTAGAGCTCAGCCCAGAATTCCCGCGGATGGCAGGCTCAGGAGCAAGTGCAGGAAGACGACGGATGAAACTGGGAGAGGGAGGCTCCGCCATTGGAGGTAGAGCAATGCTGTACCTCGGACGCTTCATATGAAGACGAGCTCTTCCATATGCAGGAGTGCAGCAGAAGGTAGAGGAGATGAAGACGAGAAGTAGGAGAATCCTCGTTACTTCCATTTGTGGGTTTAGCCTACGAACAGTGACAAATGGGCACGAACAAATCGAAGATCTCGTGGCTATATATACACAAAGCCAGGCTCTCACTGTCCAAGAAGACGATTCCAATCCACTTGTTGACGAGATGAAGCTCCGTGAACCGAATGAGGCCTACTCGGAGATCCTACGGCGGCAGGAGGTTGTCGCCGTCTTAGCAGCTGCATGCGCCTAATGGGAGGAGACTGCACGCGAGCAAAGACTTGGAAATGGGCTTAAAGTGGATCGGTGAGGTGAGGGATTGAGAAACGTGATGAAAAGGATAATAAACTCAAAACAGTATGATCATAAAAAAGCATGATATAGGTCTAAAAATTTAACTCAAGTTGTCAAGAATGGGATTCGAACCCATGCCCTTTCGGACTAGTACCTGAAActagcgccttagaccaactcggccatcttgaCTTTGTGTTTGTTTAGCCTTCTAAAGTAAATTGGTAAAGTGAGAGATTGAGAAACGTAGAGGGAAGGATAAACTCAAAACAGTATGATCATAAAAAGGCATGATATAGGTCTAAAAATTTAATTCAAGTTGTCAAGAATGGGATTCGAACCCCTGCCCTTTCGGACTAGTACCTGAAActagcgccttagaccaactcagcCATCTTGACTTTGTGTTTGTTTAGCCTCCTAAAACAAATTGGTGAAGTGAGAGATTGAGAAACGTAATGAAAAGGATGACAAACTCAAAACAGTATGATATAGAATTACAAAGGCAACTCAAGTTGTCAAGAATGGGATTCGAACCCATGCCCTTTCGGACTAGTACCTGAAActagcgccttagaccaactcggccatcttgaCTTTGTGTTCGTCTAACCTACCTTTCTCTATATAACCTAAATTATAATATTCATATCATCCACAAATTATTGTAGGTTACGTCAACCTGTGATTACAAaatctataattttaaaatattatcggGCTATTTGAGTAATCAAGAAACATCAAATGTCTGCcacattatattattattattattattattattattatctataaTCTAGACTCTAATAAAACCCTGGACGTTGAGTCTCTTCTTGATCATGTTTCCATTTGACTTTGAGCAGAGAGAATGAATCAGCAATCATTGTCACCCTTGAGATTTTGATTTGTGTCAAACTCGATCTCAATCCGAGGGTAGTATAGAAGGAAACAAGCTGCACTGCACATTCATGCAAAAGAATGAAAATGGTAGGTTAAAGATCAACGAGACTTGTAGAACCTGATATTGGAACCTCAGATGAGCATTGCACGACTTGCTTGCTTCAACATTCTTCAAACAGATGGCAATGGTAACCAAGGCTGGGGGAGATCAAGGAACACTGAATCAGTAGCTCCACAAAATTCATCAGGAAAACTTCCCCTTGAATGTTTCAAACTGTGACTGGAATCATGCTGATCATCACATTCCTCTCAAAGTCTTTCCTGCAGAGGTGAAAAAGAGGAAATTACAAATTGTGTTTATCAAAATACTATGTGAATATTGAAGTGTAGATAAAAGGAAATTTGCAGAAATTTATGAATCTTAAACATGTTATGAGTCCGAGTTTTGCGGAAATTGTGTTTCGTCTTCTGCAGGATGAAGTAACAGACAATGCATTCACCAGAGCTGGTATCATGCAGATAAAGAAATACTGAACAACTTTGAGATATTTTGGAGTGGCTGAGCTTTGTGCTAAGTTCAATATGTTTGGACCCTTGACGGAGGATGAAAAACCACAACCAAGCAAAAATAATGAATCTAATGAACCAAAAGGGCAACTTCTAACTTCAGAAAATATCAAATCAGTTCCGCATCCAGAACGAATACATCATGGGTTGCCCAGATTTATCAAAAGAATACAAAAGAATCTGACAAAAGTCTAAAAAATCTAATAGGACACTATTTTTTCATTTTCTGAGTCAGAGACATCTGATGAGAGtaggcccttgtttccagccttgACAAAAATCCAAAACTCCATCAGGGATTTACACAAGAAGGGCGATGCGACACTAGAGAGAAAAAGTCAAATTCGAACATGAATACTGACATCCAGttttttaaaacaagaaaaaagaatattAATGAAAAATATAGAAGCAACTAAATTTACTACATAAAAAGCATAGACACCATGGGTTGGAGATTATTGTTAAGAGAATATTCCCTATAAAATACTTCATGTCTTCaacaaataacttacatgatgcgCATGTCAAGAAGTATAATTCTGAAAAACATAATAGTGTCTTCCTGGATTAACAAGTGTTGCAAACAAAACAAGGAAACAAAAATTCCTCACTTTCTGGTTCCTCAAAAGAAAGAAGATTCCCAATATATGTACAATAAATGGCAATTTCATTCAAGAGATATGTAAATACATCTTCATAACTTTGTTGAGGCAGCGGTTATTTTGTTGCTTG
Coding sequences:
- the LOC135594276 gene encoding polygalacturonase At1g48100-like, with protein sequence MEVTRILLLLVFISSTFCCTPAYGRARLHMKRPRYSIALPPMAEPPSPSFIRRLPALAPEPAIRGNSGLSSTNSTSGQPPRPPPPEPIDGNHGWNSTNSTAVLDVRALGAIGDGVSDDTEALKSAWEAACQGGPGLILLPQGYTFKIQSTIFAGPCRSELTFQVDGTITPPDGPDEWPQSISRRQWLVFYRVNGMKLQGGGLIDGKGEKWWNLPCKPHKGPNGTTLPGTCDSPVALRFFMSSNLTVRELRIQNSPQFHFRFDNCRNVTIDTICISSPVLSPNTDGIHVENTELVGIYNSVISNGDDCVSIGAGSVGISIVNVTCGPSHGISIGSLGKQNTRACVANITVRNAVIKHSDNGVRIKTWQGGSGSVSSISFENIRMDTVRNPIIIDQYYCLSKSCRNQTSAVYVSDVSYTGIRGTYDVRSPPIHLGCSDSVPCTNITLSEVELLPAQGDFISDPFCWNAYGATETLTIPPVSCLSEGLPQSIIDIDSDKCYRGS